A genomic region of Dehalococcoidia bacterium contains the following coding sequences:
- a CDS encoding iron chelate uptake ABC transporter family permease subunit produces the protein MPQDILEPSQPEMMPPPPAIGWRSRLYSIGGLMILLALVIIFAASLGSADIPFSTTWHILLFHFPEFLVSKLPFLNIHYTFTDNTEIIIMDTRLPRIILAGLVGASLSIAGTTYQGIFRNPLADPYLIGVSQGALMGAAIAMLLPLGWSGMGDFGVVPPLAFAGAMVSVSVVYAVARTGRSLPVTTLILAGVAVGAFMASVTSYLMTTNEELHGIVSWILGRFSLSNWDQVLVVLPFVVIGSLIIWLYSRPLNIMQLDEDQAQQLGIDVERVKLTLLICATLITAAAVSFCGTIGFVGIIVPHAARLVWGPDHRSLLPLAALSGAIFLILADTLARTVTDPSEIPVGVITAFIGAPFFLYLLRKKKRGTFF, from the coding sequence ATGCCACAGGATATACTGGAGCCTTCCCAACCCGAAATGATGCCCCCTCCCCCGGCTATCGGCTGGCGCAGCCGCCTGTACTCTATCGGCGGGCTGATGATCTTGCTGGCGCTGGTGATCATCTTCGCCGCTTCGCTCGGCAGCGCCGATATTCCCTTCTCCACCACGTGGCATATTCTGCTCTTTCATTTTCCTGAATTTCTGGTCTCCAAACTTCCTTTCCTGAATATCCATTACACTTTCACAGACAACACGGAGATCATCATCATGGATACCCGGCTGCCAAGGATCATTCTGGCCGGTCTGGTAGGGGCTTCTCTCTCGATAGCGGGAACCACCTATCAGGGCATCTTCCGCAACCCTCTGGCCGATCCTTATCTGATCGGCGTGTCCCAGGGAGCTCTGATGGGAGCAGCCATTGCCATGTTGCTACCCCTGGGATGGAGTGGCATGGGCGACTTTGGAGTGGTTCCGCCCCTGGCATTTGCCGGAGCCATGGTCTCCGTTTCCGTCGTTTACGCTGTGGCTCGAACCGGAAGAAGCCTGCCGGTGACCACCCTGATCCTGGCCGGAGTGGCAGTCGGCGCTTTCATGGCATCGGTGACCTCGTATCTGATGACCACCAACGAAGAACTGCACGGCATCGTATCCTGGATACTGGGACGGTTTTCGCTGAGCAACTGGGATCAGGTGCTGGTTGTTTTGCCTTTCGTCGTCATTGGCTCTCTGATCATCTGGCTCTACTCCCGGCCACTCAACATCATGCAACTGGATGAGGATCAGGCCCAGCAACTCGGCATCGATGTGGAAAGGGTCAAGCTGACCCTTTTGATCTGCGCCACGCTGATCACTGCCGCAGCCGTCAGCTTCTGCGGCACCATCGGATTCGTGGGAATTATCGTCCCTCACGCCGCGCGACTCGTCTGGGGCCCGGACCACCGTTCATTGCTGCCGCTGGCCGCACTCTCAGGGGCGATCTTCCTGATATTGGCCGATACCCTGGCTCGAACCGTCACCGACCCGTCGGAAATACCGGTGGGCGTGATTACCGCCTTCATCGGCGCGCCATTCTTCCTCTATTTGCTGAGGAAGAAGAAGAGGGGAACGTTCTTTTAG
- a CDS encoding ABC transporter ATP-binding protein, which translates to MLQIENVTLGYGKRTVLTDINLSVKQGELLGIIGPNGSGKSTLVKGISRLLTPRNGRVVIDDHDVAHMSRAELARLVAVVPQSPNLPDTYTAFEIVLMGRTPHLGMLRFEGARDFDIAWKAMAMTRTQPLAERTMDEISGGEKQRLIIARALAQEPKLILLDEPTAHLDIKYQVETLDFISRLCRDQNMTAVAVLHDLNLAAQYCDRLALLSDGRIHTEGLPQKVITAQNIKEVYGTEVCVYPHPINNLPTTLIMPGEHKRSHE; encoded by the coding sequence ATGTTACAGATCGAAAACGTCACTCTCGGATACGGCAAACGGACGGTCTTGACCGATATCAACCTGTCGGTCAAACAGGGCGAGTTGCTGGGAATCATCGGACCGAACGGCTCCGGAAAGTCCACGCTGGTCAAGGGCATCTCTCGCTTGTTAACGCCAAGGAACGGGCGGGTGGTGATCGATGACCATGATGTGGCCCACATGAGCCGAGCGGAACTGGCGCGCCTGGTTGCCGTGGTGCCTCAATCCCCTAACCTTCCCGATACCTACACCGCCTTTGAGATCGTACTCATGGGACGCACGCCGCACCTGGGGATGCTGCGATTTGAAGGGGCACGGGATTTTGATATCGCCTGGAAGGCCATGGCCATGACCCGCACACAGCCGCTCGCCGAGAGAACAATGGATGAAATCTCCGGCGGGGAGAAGCAACGCCTGATCATTGCCAGGGCGCTGGCCCAGGAACCAAAACTGATTTTGCTCGATGAGCCCACCGCCCATCTCGATATCAAGTATCAGGTGGAAACGCTGGACTTCATCAGCCGATTGTGCCGTGACCAGAACATGACGGCAGTCGCCGTCCTTCACGATTTGAACCTCGCCGCCCAGTACTGCGACCGTTTGGCTCTCCTGAGCGACGGGAGAATCCACACCGAGGGTTTACCCCAGAAAGTCATCACCGCACAGAACATCAAAGAAGTCTACGGCACTGAGGTCTGCGTCTATCCGCACCCGATCAACAACCTGCCAACTACCCTTATCATGCCTGGCGAGCATAAGAGAAGCCATGAATAA
- a CDS encoding TIGR03960 family B12-binding radical SAM protein: MFDIDRILPNVMRPARYTGGEWNSIIKDWDSIDLRIALAYPDAYEIGMSNMGISILYDILNRRPDILAERVFAPWVDMASEMRRAGIGLFSLESKRPLGDFDIIGFSLGYELTYTNVLNMLDLAQIPVLAAERNDDRFPLVIAGGSCALNPEPMSDFIDLFVVGEGEEVILELVEAFRKLKKDGAKKRQMLEELAWIRGVYVPGLYRTGNDASKAIVERRIVTKLPPPLTNPVVPFIEVTHDRGAVEIQRGCTQGCRFCQASVIYRPLRERPIEEVVEAVDELISRCGYEEVSLLSLSTSDYSGISELITTLSERFRGMPLNLSLPSLRVDTFSVELANSIQGQRKASLTFAPEAGTARLRRVINKHVSEDDLLRTIELALNKGWHSFKLYFMIGLPTETEDDVQGIVDLVRQVRQIKGVNGKRPNIKVNVSTFIPKPHTPFQWVAQNTEGELDSKHQILQRGLKKTGASLSWHDPKVSLLEGVMSRGDHRLGKVIHRAWQLGCVFDAWSDLFDFEKWMQAFDECQVDPKGYVRERGLDESLPWSHIDTGVSLGFLKREYERAVAAEETPDCRSGICNGCGMKRWKVGCRGESVA; the protein is encoded by the coding sequence ATGTTTGATATTGACCGTATTTTGCCCAATGTTATGCGTCCTGCTCGCTATACCGGTGGCGAGTGGAACAGCATCATCAAAGACTGGGATTCAATCGACCTCCGAATTGCCCTGGCTTATCCCGATGCCTATGAGATCGGCATGTCCAACATGGGAATCTCGATCCTTTATGATATCTTAAATCGGAGGCCGGATATCCTGGCTGAAAGGGTCTTTGCCCCGTGGGTAGATATGGCTTCGGAGATGCGCCGGGCAGGCATTGGGCTGTTCAGTTTAGAATCCAAACGGCCTCTGGGGGATTTCGATATCATCGGGTTTTCGCTGGGCTACGAACTCACCTACACCAACGTGCTCAATATGCTCGATCTGGCGCAAATCCCGGTTCTGGCTGCCGAAAGAAATGATGATCGCTTTCCTCTGGTGATCGCCGGGGGAAGTTGCGCCCTCAACCCCGAACCGATGTCGGACTTCATTGATCTGTTTGTCGTCGGAGAAGGGGAAGAGGTGATCCTGGAGCTGGTCGAGGCCTTCCGAAAGTTGAAGAAGGACGGCGCGAAGAAAAGACAAATGCTGGAAGAGCTTGCCTGGATTCGGGGCGTCTACGTGCCTGGATTGTATCGAACCGGAAATGATGCGTCAAAGGCCATAGTAGAGCGACGCATTGTAACCAAATTACCTCCGCCGTTGACCAACCCCGTGGTCCCGTTCATTGAGGTGACTCACGACCGGGGCGCGGTGGAGATTCAACGTGGCTGTACCCAGGGATGCCGCTTCTGTCAGGCTAGCGTGATCTATCGACCCCTGCGGGAACGGCCTATCGAGGAAGTAGTGGAGGCTGTAGATGAATTGATATCCCGATGCGGTTATGAAGAAGTCTCTCTCCTTTCGCTCAGCACCAGCGATTATTCGGGGATTAGCGAACTGATCACCACCCTCTCCGAGCGCTTCAGGGGAATGCCTCTCAATCTTTCTCTTCCCAGTCTGCGAGTGGATACCTTCTCAGTGGAACTGGCTAATTCGATCCAGGGGCAGCGCAAGGCAAGCCTGACCTTTGCCCCGGAAGCGGGAACAGCTCGTCTGCGCCGGGTGATCAACAAGCATGTCTCCGAGGACGACCTGTTGCGAACCATTGAACTGGCTCTGAACAAGGGGTGGCACAGCTTCAAACTCTACTTCATGATCGGCCTGCCCACCGAGACTGAGGATGATGTGCAGGGCATCGTCGACCTGGTGCGTCAGGTGAGGCAGATCAAGGGGGTCAATGGCAAGAGGCCCAACATCAAGGTGAATGTCTCCACTTTTATTCCCAAGCCGCACACGCCGTTTCAATGGGTGGCTCAGAATACGGAAGGCGAGTTGGACTCCAAGCATCAAATCCTGCAGCGCGGGCTGAAAAAGACCGGGGCCAGTCTTTCCTGGCATGATCCCAAGGTGAGCCTGCTCGAAGGGGTGATGTCCCGGGGGGATCACCGGCTGGGGAAGGTTATCCACCGTGCATGGCAACTCGGTTGCGTATTCGATGCCTGGAGCGACCTTTTCGACTTTGAGAAGTGGATGCAGGCCTTCGATGAATGCCAGGTCGACCCGAAGGGCTATGTGCGAGAGCGCGGGCTGGATGAATCCCTTCCGTGGAGCCACATCGATACCGGCGTCAGTCTTGGATTCCTCAAGCGGGAGTACGAGCGTGCGGTCGCTGCAGAGGAAACCCCGGATTGCCGCTCCGGGATATGCAATGGGTGCGGGATGAAGCGCTGGAAGGTGGGGTGCCGCGGAGAATCTGTTGCGTAA